Within the Iodidimonas sp. SYSU 1G8 genome, the region CCGATGAAGAAATCGGGCAGGCACATGGTGCGGACCTTCACGCCCGTGTCCAGCAAGCCCTCGCGTGCCATGTGCTGCAGCACATGGGCGCCAAAGCCCCCTGCGGCGCCTTCCTCGACGATCACCAGCACTTCATGGTTGAGCGCGAGGCGCCGGATCAGATCATGATCCAGCGGTTTGGCGAACCGGGCATCGGCGACGGTCGCGGGCAAGCCATAGTGGGCCAGTTCGTCGGCCGCCTTGAGGCAATCGTGCAATCGGGTCCCCAGCGACAGCAGGGCGATGCGGTTGCCTTCTCGCACGATACGCCCCTTGCCGATGGGCAGTTCCTGGCCGCGCGCGGGCAGGGCGACCCCACAGCCTTCGCCGCGCGGATAGCGCATCGCCGAGGGACGGTCGTCGATGGCGAGCGATGTCACCAGCATGTGCTTCAGCTCGGCCTCGTCGGCGGGCGCCATCACGACGAAGTCGGGCAGGCAGCACAGATAGGCGAGATCGAAACTGCCGGCGTGTGTCGCGCCATCGGCGCCGACGAGGCCGGCGCGGTCCATGGCGAAGCGGACGGGCAGGCGCTGGATGGCGACATCATGGACCACCTGATCATACGCGCGCTGCAGGAAGGTTGAATAGATCGCGACGATGGGCTTCATGCCTTCCGTCGCCAGACCAGCGGCGAACGTCACCGCATGCTGTTCGGCGATGCCCACATCATGGGTGCGTTCGGGGAAGCGGCGGCCGAAGATGTCAAGGCCCGTGCCGGAGGGCATCGCGGCAGTGATCGCGACAATGCTCGGATCGTGCTCGGCTTCCTCGATCAGGCCCTGGGCGAAGACAGCCGTATAGCTCGGTGCCTTTGGGGCGGACTTCACCTGCTCGCCCGTCTCCAGGTTGAACTTGTTGACCGCGTGATATTTCTCGGCGTTCGGCGCCTTGAACGGATGGCCCTTGCCCTTCTCCGTCAGCACATGCAGCAGCACGGGGCCGGTTGCTTCGCTGTCGCGGATCCGGTCGAGGACGGTGACCAGATGGTCGATGTTGTGGCCATCGACCGGCCCGACATACTCGAAGCCGAGGTCCTCGAACAGGGTGCCGCGATGGTCGGGACCGGCGGCGTGCGCTTTGGCGCGTTCTTCCGCGTCGGCGAATGGCAGCGGATCGGCAGCACGGACGCGGGACCGGATGTCCGCCAGCGACAGTAGCGGGTTCTCCTCGACGATCCTTAGCAGATAGTGGCTCAACGCGCCCACGGCCGGCGCGATGGACATGGCATTGTCGTTCAGGATGACCAGAAGGCGCGAATTCAGCGCGCCCGCGTTGTTCATGGCCTCGTAGGCCATGCCGGCGCTGATCGCGCCATCACCGATCACGGCGACGACATGATTGTCCGCCTGCTTCATGTCGCGGGCGACGGCCATGCCCAGCCCGGCGGAAATCGAGGTGGAGCTGTGCGCGGCGCCGAACGGATCGAAGTCGCTCTCGCTGCGCTTCGTAAAGCCGTAGAGCCCGCCCTTCTGGCGAATTGAACGGATCCGGTCGCGGCGGCCGGTCAGCACTTTGTGCGGATACGCCTGGTGGCTGACATCCCAGATGATGCGATCATCCGGGGTATTGAAGATGTAGTGCAAGGCGACGGTGAGTTCGACGACGCCGAGGCCCGCGCCGAAATGTCCGCCGGTCTGGGACGCGGCATCAATGATTTCCCCCCGCAATTCGTCTGCGAGCTGTCGCAACTGGCTGGGATCCAGTGCCCTCAGGAGGTCAGGGGTTGCGATGGTGTCGAGTAGCGGAGTCTTTAACGCCATAGGTCCCGGTCGTTCTTGATCATGGGCCGTGAACAGGGACGGTTACACTGCCTCGGACATTTTGCATAGCAATATGCGCCGCGTAGCCTGACCCCTCCAGCTGCCATATATGGTAGAGCAGTCGGCGTCCTGCGCCAACTTGTTGCCGCGCCCGGCCGGCCGAATCACCCCTGCATCTGCGAAGTGTGACTTTTTTGATACTCCCGATCCTTCCACCGGCTGGTCGCTCCCAGCCAGTGGTTGAGCGCGGAATGGACGGTCATTGCCGCATAAAGCGCGGCGGCAAGAGGCAGCGCCAGACTTGCCGCGACTGGCTGGCGATAGTCCCTTTCGGTGGGGATATACGCAAATGCCATCAGTCCCCAGGCAAGCGTCCCCATGAGCGCCGGCAGTGTCTGCTGATGCAGCGGCCAGCTCACGAGCAGCAGCGGCGGTAACAGGAATGTGACCGTCAGCCCGGCCATGGTGCCGATCAGAAGAAGAACGGAGTACCGAAGCTGTGTGAAGGCCGTGCGCGTCACCATGCGCCATAGATCCGCCAAGCCCGCCGATTCCCGCAGGCTCAGGCTCTCATCGGCCAGGCCGAGCCAGATCCGACCCCCGCTACGTTTCACGGCGGTCCCCAGCGCGCAGTCATCGATCAGCTTGCCGCGGATCGCTGCGATGCCGCCGATCCGCTCCAGCGCGGCGCTCCGGAGCAGGACGCAGCCTCCGGCGGCGCCCGCCACCCTGGAACGCGGGTCGTTGACGGCCGGGAAGGGATAAAGCATCTGAAAGAAGAACACGAAAGCCGGCACCAGCAAGCGTTCCCACAGCGTCTCGCAGTGCAGCTTTACCATCTGGGAAACGAGATCAAGCCGATCGGTTTCGGCATGGCCGACCAACTGACGAAGGATACCCGGCGGATGCGCGATATCCGCGTCGGTAAACCATAGGTAAGGCGCTGGTGCTTCCATGGCCGCGTGGCGCAGACCCCGGTCCAGGGCCCACAGTTTCCCACTCCAGCCTTCGGGAAGCATCTCGCCATCGATGACGTCGATCCGACGAATGGCGGAGGCGGCGACCCGCCGCGCCATCTCGCCGGTACCGTCGGTGCTGCCATCATCGACGATGATGATGCGGAGCAGGCCGGGATAATCCTGCGCGGCGAGGGCCGCGACGCAGTGGGCGATGGTGGCGGCCTCGTCGCGGGCCGGCACGATGGCGGTGACCGCCGGCCAGCTGTCGAGCGCGGCCGCGGGACCCAGGCGCTGGTCGGCGCGCCAGAAGCGGTGATGGAAGAAGACCAGATAAAGCCAAGCCAACAGCCCGGCGGCCCCCAGCGCGACGAGCATGATCAGCCCTTTCGGCGCAGCAATACGTCGGCGATCCCCAACGCCGAGCAGCCGAGTACGGCGGGTTTGCTCAGGGCGACACGCGCGGCGATGGGGTCTTCGCGCGAGAGCCGTTCGTTCAGCCGGTCGGCGATGCGGAAGATCACCGCCGATTCGAGCGCCAGCCGCCGGCTCGCCAGCACGCCGGGCAGACGACGCGCCTCGGCGAGCAGGCCGCGAGTGCCTTGGACGGCGCGGTCCAGAACCTGCCGCATCCCCGGCGTCAGCGCGGGCCGGGCCAGCTCCTCGGTGACGGCGCCGGCTTCCCGCATCCACTCCTGCGGCAGGTAGACACGGTCCATCTCGGCATAGTCGTCGGCGCAGTCCTGCATGTGGTTGATGACTTGCAGCGCGTTGCACAGCGCGTCGGAATAGCGGTAGCCGGCGGGATTCTCGCCATGCAGGTCGAGCAGGTAACGCCCGACCGGCGAGGCGGAACGGTCGCAATAGTCGATGAGCTCCGCCCAGCTCTCGTAGCGGTTCTTCACCGCGTCCTGGCGAAACGCCGAGATCAGGTCGAGGCAGTGACGCGCCGTGACGCCGGTCGCCAGAAGGCTGGCGCGCATGGCGTGCGCCTTGGCGAAGGCCGGCTCACTGCTTTCGCCCATGATGGCCGCGGCGAAGCCATCCAGCCGGTCGAGCTTTTCGGCCGTCGGAAGGGCCGCATTGTCCGCGATGTCATCGATCGCGCGGGCAAAGGCGTAATAGGTCGCGACATGCGGCCGCAGATGCTTGGGCAACAGGAAGGAGCCGACGGGAAAATTCTCGTCGGCGGCACCTTTTCCGGAGGGAGTTTCAGCCTGGCTCATGCACGCGGTGATAGCAGCGTCACCGGGCGATTCCTACTGGTACTGCGCCTGCAGATCGTCGCGGATGGCGCGGCCAGCCCGGAAGAAATGGAATGAGGACCAGGCGTAGATGAACAGGAAGGACAGCATGGTGTAGCGCAGCGATTCCTGACCGAACCGCGCATGCATGAAATCGCTGACCGCCCCGACGGCGACAGGCCCGAGGCCCATGCCGACCAGATTGGTGAACAGCAGGAAAATCGCCACCGTCGTCGCGCGCATGCGCAGGCTGACCATCTGCTGCAGGACCGCGTTGACCGGGCCGATGTAGCAGGAATAGGCCGCGCCCGGCAGCGCCATCAGGGCGATGGAAATCACATAGGCATGCACCGAGAAACCGCCGATCTGGTAGATCGTCGCGGGCATGAGCAGGACCAGCGCCGAAATCGGGATGGCCGGGATCATGGCGATGGCGGGAATCCAGACGTACCAGCGCGCGTCCTTGTTGCCCAGCTTGTCGGCCAGCCAGCCGCCGAGCAGCATGCCGCCGACGCCGCCGACGATGAAGGATGGCCCGAGCCACACGCCGATCTGACCGGAGGTGAGTCCGTGCGAACGCTCGAAGAAGGCCGGGACCCAGGTCTGCGAGCCGTAGCCGCCGAAGACGATCAGCGAGGTGCCGGTGACCAGGTGGATGAGCGAGCGTCGCGCCGCCAGGAAGCGAACCACTTCCATGAAACTGGGCTGCGCCTCGCCGCTGAGATGCTCGACCTTGTCGGAATAGCCGCGCGGCGGCTCGCGCAACGTGTACCAGACCACGATCGCGATAATCAGACCGGGTACGCCGGCCGCGACCAGCGCGACTCGCCAGCCATACGATTCGTTGAGCAATCCGCCCAGGACGAACCCCATCAGCGTGCCGATCGGAATGCCCAGCCCGAAGATTGACAGGGCGAAGGCGCGGCTCTCCTTGGGAAAATAGTCGGCGATGATCGACTGCGCGGGCGGCACGCAGCCGGCTTCGCCGACACCGACGCCCATGCGCGCCAGAAACAGCTGCCACATATTGTGAGTCGCGCCGCAGATGGCGGTCATCACGCTCCAGACGCCGAGCGAGGCCGCGATGATGCCGACCCGATTCATGCGGTCGGCGACGCGGGCGAGGGGGATGCCGAGCAGGATGTAGGTGCTGGCGAAGGCCAATCCCGAAACGGCGCCGCCCTCCCAATCGCTGAGGTCGAGATCGTGGGTAATGGTGTTGAGCAGGATCGAAATGATGTTCCGATCCATATGGCTGAACGCGAAGACGACGGTCAGCAAGCCGAGGACATACCACCGGTACCGCGCCGAGTATGCCGGGACGAGGCCGGGCCCGGCGGCATCAGAGGGTTTCACGGTCGGCCTTTCTCGCTGAAATCGGAACCCGGCATGGGAACGGCGTTGTTGTAGGTGTGTCGGTGTTCCATGACAAGGTGGCGACACGGTATATTCATAGAAAATTCTTGCATTGGTGCCATCGGTCGGCAGGATAGCCGCCGGCCAGGGGAGGCGCCGATCACCACGCCGATCGAATTCTATTTCGACTTCATCTCACCTTACGGGTTTTTCGCCGCGACGCGTATCGACGCCATCGCCGCAAAATATGGCCGTACGGTGCGATGGCGGCCGTTCAATCTGCGCCCCGTCGCCATGGCGGTGGGCTTCGACAAGCCCATGGTCGGCTATCCCATCAAGGGACCCTATTTCATGCACGATGTGCCGCGCATGGCGCGGCTTTACGGCATCGCGCCCTGGCAGGTGGCTGACATGCGTCAGGTCAATCCGGCGGTCGCGGGGCGGGCCTTCTACTGGGCCGCGGACCAGGACGAGCATGCCGCCAGGCAACTGGCGCTCGGCATCTACCGCAAGCTCTATTGCGAGGCGACGGACGCGTCCCGTCCCGCCGAGATCGCATCCATGCTCACCACGCTGGGGCTGGACGGCGACGCCTGGCTGGCGGCCGCCGACAGCGCGGCGCTGAAAGCGCGTTACAAGCAGATTACCGAGGACGCGATGGCCGAGGGAGTGTTCGGCTCTCCCTACATCGTCGTCGATGGCGAACCCTTCTGGGGATCGGACAGATTATGGATGGTGGAGAAGTGGCTGGCTGATGGCGGATGGTGAATTCGAGAAGGCGCTGGACGCCGCGACACGCAGGTACATGCCGGAGACGACGGGCATCGCCGATCTGAAGCGTCTCTCGGCGGGCGCGTCCCAGGAAACGTGGGCGTTCGATGCGCCGACGGCGTCCGGAACGCAGGAATTGATCCTGCGCCGTGCGCCCGGCGGCATTCCGGAAAGTCGCTCCACCGCGATCGGTCAGGTGCGCGAGGCGAAACTGATCCAGATCTGCCACAGGCACGGCGTGAAGGCGCCAAACGTGCGTTATGTGCTGCAGCCCGAGGATGGTCTTGGCGTCGGCTTCGTGATGGATCGGGTGCCTGGCGAAACGCTCGCCCCGCGGATTCTGCGGGATGAGCTCTACGCCGCCGTCCGGCCCCAGCTCGCCCGCCAGTGCGGCGAGGTGATCGCCTCGATCCATGATGTCCCTCGCGACGAGCTGGATTTCCTCGAGGAGATCACGCCGGAGCAGCAGTGGCGGAACACCTGGAACGCCTACGAGAAATACTTCCTCGAGTGGTCGCCATCGCCCGTGTTCGATTATGCGTTCCGCTGGCTGAAGGAGCGTGTGCCGGCCCGAGACCGCGTCACGCTGGTTCACGGGGATTATCGCAATGGCAACATCATCTATGGGCCGGAAGGCGTCCGCGTGGTGCTCGATTGGGAAATCGCCCATTTCGGCGATCCCATGGAGGATCTGGCGTGGATCTGCGTCAACTCCTGGCGTTTCGGCAACATCGACAAGCCTGTCGGCGGTTTCGGCGACCGCGAACAGATGTTCGAGGGCTACGAGGCGGTCAGTGGCGTCAAGGTGGACCCGGAACGCGTTCGCTTTTGGGAGATTTTCGGCAGCCTGCGCTGGGGCGTGACCTGCCGTTCCATGGCCTTCACCCACCTGACGGGCCATGACCGATCGGTGGAGCGTCCGGCCATCGGCCGCCGCTCCTCCGAATGCGAGGCCGATCTGATGATTCTGCTGGGGAGAAGCTGATGCGTCCCGACCGTCCCACCGCCGACGAGATGCTCGAGGCCGTCGAGGAATTTCTGCGCGACAAGGTGATGCCGGCCGTCAGCGGCCATCTTAATTTCCACGCGCGCGTCGCCGCCAACGTGATCGCCTCGGTGCGTCGCGAGGTCGCCCAGTCGCCGGCGATCGAGCATGATCAGCGCGATCGCCTGATGGCATTGCTGGGCCATGAGGGCAATATGGAAGTGTTGAACCGGGAACTGTGCGAGGAGATTCGCGAGGGCAGACGCGACCTCGATGATCCGGCGCTACTGGATCATTTGCGCAAGGTCGCGGTCGAGAATCTGGGCGTCGACAACCCGAAATACTCGGCCTACAGGAAGCTGCACGGCTAAATTCGTCTGGAACGGCCCATCATCATCATCCCGAGGCCGGGATGATGATTCCGTTCCAGCCGGTTACTTGGCGCTGATCATCCGTCCCATGACCTTCTTCAGAAGGTCGATCACCGCTTGCTGGCGCTGTTCCTTGTCATGGCCGAATTCGGCCACCGAAAGGCCTTCGAGAGAAACACGCAGTAGATCGCGCGCGACGGCGAAATTCGCCTCGTCGATGGCGGCGACTTCGCCATAGACCTCGCGGCCAAGCTCGAGCCGGCGCTGGTCATAGCGCTTTCCGGCGGCTTCGACGATCTCGGCCAGTTCAGGGTCGGTACGCCCGGCGGCCTGGAGCTCCTGCCAGGCGACGAAAAGCGGATTCTGGACGAAGCGCCAGTAGATATCCACGCCGCCCTGCAGCCGCTTTTCCGCGGCCGGCATCTTGCGCAGTTCCTCGGCATAGGTTTCGATCCATTGATCGATCATGTGGTCGATCGAGGCGCGCAGAACATCCGGTGTGGTCGGAAAGTAATACTGCACGGCGCCGCGCGTCACGTTCGCGCGCTTGGCGATCTCTGTCGTCGTCGTGCGGTGATAGCCCAGTTCAAGGAAGCATTGGATGGTCGCGTCCAGAATGGTATTCCGGGTTGCGATGCTTTTTTTTGTCTGGTGCCGCCGCGCGTCGCGGGCGAGAGAGGCATTATCCTGATCGGTCACGGGCTTCAACTCTGTTGGTGTGCGGGTGCAGCATACAAGTAAGCCCGCCTGACGCCTAGTGACGTTTTCGGCAACGATGATTTTTAATCCAACGGGTCAACAGGTTAGAGGCCGAGCACCAGCTTTGCCATGATATCCCGCTGGACCTCGTTGGTCCCCGCATAGATGGAACCAGCGCGGGCGTTGAAGTAATGGGGTGCCGCGGGCGGCGCGTAGGACGGGCCGATCGGTACATGATTGTGACCGCGCAGGTCGTGAATGGTGAAGGGCGCGGCGTAATACGCCGTCGCTTCCATGGTCAGTGTGGTCAGCCGCTGCATGGCCTCTGAACCCCGAGTCTTGATCATGGACGCTTCGGGGCCGGGTGAGCCGCCTTTCGACAGCACCGACATGATTCGCAACTCGATCATCTCCAGCGCCATCAACTCGACCTCGATGTCGTCGGCCCGGGCGGCGAAGGCGGGATCATCCGCAAGGCGCCGGCCATTGGCGTTTTCCTGCCGGGCGATGTGACGCAGATGCTTCAGGTCGGCGATAAGCCTCGGCGACCATGCGGCGGCGCCGCGCTCCCACTCCAGCAGGTACTTGGCATAGGTCCAGCCCATGTTCTCCTCGCCGATGCGGCCCGACTTCGGCACGCGTACATCGTCGAAGAACACCTGGTTCACCTCGTGGTCGCCGCCCAATGTGATGATCGGCTCGACCTTGATGCCCGGCAGGTCCATGTCGAACAGCAGGAAGCTGATGCCCTGCTGCTGCTTGCCGGTATCGCTGGTCCGCACCAAGCAGAACATGCGCTGGGCATATTGCGCGTATGTGGTCCAGATCTTGGAGCCGTTGATGATGTAATGGTCGCCGTCGCTCACCGCCTTGGTGCGCAGCGACGAAAGGTCCGAACCGGCGCCCGGTTCTGAATAGCCCTGCGCCCAGTAATCGTCGCCGGACAGGATTTTCGGCAGGTACTGGCGCTGCTGCTCCGGCGTGCCGAACTTGATGATGACCGGGCCGACCATGCCGAGCCCGTTGGGCAGCGGCTTGGGCGCATAGGCTTCGGTCATTTCCTTGTTGAAGATATAGCGCTGGGGAATGGTCCAGCCGGTGCCGCCATGTTCCTTCGGCCATGACGGCGCGATCCAGCCCTTCTCGTGCAGGATGCGGTGCCAGCGCATGGTCGGCTCGAACTCGGCGAAGATGGCGGTCTGGGTCATGGCCGCCTCCCGCAGATCGTCGGTCAGCGTCT harbors:
- the dxs gene encoding 1-deoxy-D-xylulose-5-phosphate synthase gives rise to the protein MALKTPLLDTIATPDLLRALDPSQLRQLADELRGEIIDAASQTGGHFGAGLGVVELTVALHYIFNTPDDRIIWDVSHQAYPHKVLTGRRDRIRSIRQKGGLYGFTKRSESDFDPFGAAHSSTSISAGLGMAVARDMKQADNHVVAVIGDGAISAGMAYEAMNNAGALNSRLLVILNDNAMSIAPAVGALSHYLLRIVEENPLLSLADIRSRVRAADPLPFADAEERAKAHAAGPDHRGTLFEDLGFEYVGPVDGHNIDHLVTVLDRIRDSEATGPVLLHVLTEKGKGHPFKAPNAEKYHAVNKFNLETGEQVKSAPKAPSYTAVFAQGLIEEAEHDPSIVAITAAMPSGTGLDIFGRRFPERTHDVGIAEQHAVTFAAGLATEGMKPIVAIYSTFLQRAYDQVVHDVAIQRLPVRFAMDRAGLVGADGATHAGSFDLAYLCCLPDFVVMAPADEAELKHMLVTSLAIDDRPSAMRYPRGEGCGVALPARGQELPIGKGRIVREGNRIALLSLGTRLHDCLKAADELAHYGLPATVADARFAKPLDHDLIRRLALNHEVLVIVEEGAAGGFGAHVLQHMAREGLLDTGVKVRTMCLPDFFIGHGSPEQQYAEARLTPGDVVTTVLGALGQPQLLREVGAN
- a CDS encoding glycosyltransferase, translated to MLVALGAAGLLAWLYLVFFHHRFWRADQRLGPAAALDSWPAVTAIVPARDEAATIAHCVAALAAQDYPGLLRIIIVDDGSTDGTGEMARRVAASAIRRIDVIDGEMLPEGWSGKLWALDRGLRHAAMEAPAPYLWFTDADIAHPPGILRQLVGHAETDRLDLVSQMVKLHCETLWERLLVPAFVFFFQMLYPFPAVNDPRSRVAGAAGGCVLLRSAALERIGGIAAIRGKLIDDCALGTAVKRSGGRIWLGLADESLSLRESAGLADLWRMVTRTAFTQLRYSVLLLIGTMAGLTVTFLLPPLLLVSWPLHQQTLPALMGTLAWGLMAFAYIPTERDYRQPVAASLALPLAAALYAAMTVHSALNHWLGATSRWKDREYQKSHTSQMQG
- the hpnC gene encoding squalene synthase HpnC, whose product is MSQAETPSGKGAADENFPVGSFLLPKHLRPHVATYYAFARAIDDIADNAALPTAEKLDRLDGFAAAIMGESSEPAFAKAHAMRASLLATGVTARHCLDLISAFRQDAVKNRYESWAELIDYCDRSASPVGRYLLDLHGENPAGYRYSDALCNALQVINHMQDCADDYAEMDRVYLPQEWMREAGAVTEELARPALTPGMRQVLDRAVQGTRGLLAEARRLPGVLASRRLALESAVIFRIADRLNERLSREDPIAARVALSKPAVLGCSALGIADVLLRRKG
- a CDS encoding MFS transporter yields the protein MKPSDAAGPGLVPAYSARYRWYVLGLLTVVFAFSHMDRNIISILLNTITHDLDLSDWEGGAVSGLAFASTYILLGIPLARVADRMNRVGIIAASLGVWSVMTAICGATHNMWQLFLARMGVGVGEAGCVPPAQSIIADYFPKESRAFALSIFGLGIPIGTLMGFVLGGLLNESYGWRVALVAAGVPGLIIAIVVWYTLREPPRGYSDKVEHLSGEAQPSFMEVVRFLAARRSLIHLVTGTSLIVFGGYGSQTWVPAFFERSHGLTSGQIGVWLGPSFIVGGVGGMLLGGWLADKLGNKDARWYVWIPAIAMIPAIPISALVLLMPATIYQIGGFSVHAYVISIALMALPGAAYSCYIGPVNAVLQQMVSLRMRATTVAIFLLFTNLVGMGLGPVAVGAVSDFMHARFGQESLRYTMLSFLFIYAWSSFHFFRAGRAIRDDLQAQYQ
- a CDS encoding 2-hydroxychromene-2-carboxylate isomerase, coding for MTRWRHGIFIENSCIGAIGRQDSRRPGEAPITTPIEFYFDFISPYGFFAATRIDAIAAKYGRTVRWRPFNLRPVAMAVGFDKPMVGYPIKGPYFMHDVPRMARLYGIAPWQVADMRQVNPAVAGRAFYWAADQDEHAARQLALGIYRKLYCEATDASRPAEIASMLTTLGLDGDAWLAAADSAALKARYKQITEDAMAEGVFGSPYIVVDGEPFWGSDRLWMVEKWLADGGW
- a CDS encoding phosphotransferase family protein; translation: MADGEFEKALDAATRRYMPETTGIADLKRLSAGASQETWAFDAPTASGTQELILRRAPGGIPESRSTAIGQVREAKLIQICHRHGVKAPNVRYVLQPEDGLGVGFVMDRVPGETLAPRILRDELYAAVRPQLARQCGEVIASIHDVPRDELDFLEEITPEQQWRNTWNAYEKYFLEWSPSPVFDYAFRWLKERVPARDRVTLVHGDYRNGNIIYGPEGVRVVLDWEIAHFGDPMEDLAWICVNSWRFGNIDKPVGGFGDREQMFEGYEAVSGVKVDPERVRFWEIFGSLRWGVTCRSMAFTHLTGHDRSVERPAIGRRSSECEADLMILLGRS
- a CDS encoding DUF6285 domain-containing protein translates to MRPDRPTADEMLEAVEEFLRDKVMPAVSGHLNFHARVAANVIASVRREVAQSPAIEHDQRDRLMALLGHEGNMEVLNRELCEEIREGRRDLDDPALLDHLRKVAVENLGVDNPKYSAYRKLHG
- a CDS encoding TetR/AcrR family transcriptional regulator, translating into MTDQDNASLARDARRHQTKKSIATRNTILDATIQCFLELGYHRTTTTEIAKRANVTRGAVQYYFPTTPDVLRASIDHMIDQWIETYAEELRKMPAAEKRLQGGVDIYWRFVQNPLFVAWQELQAAGRTDPELAEIVEAAGKRYDQRRLELGREVYGEVAAIDEANFAVARDLLRVSLEGLSVAEFGHDKEQRQQAVIDLLKKVMGRMISAK
- a CDS encoding acyl-CoA dehydrogenase family protein: MNLDFSREDMAFRDEVRRFLDETLTDDLREAAMTQTAIFAEFEPTMRWHRILHEKGWIAPSWPKEHGGTGWTIPQRYIFNKEMTEAYAPKPLPNGLGMVGPVIIKFGTPEQQRQYLPKILSGDDYWAQGYSEPGAGSDLSSLRTKAVSDGDHYIINGSKIWTTYAQYAQRMFCLVRTSDTGKQQQGISFLLFDMDLPGIKVEPIITLGGDHEVNQVFFDDVRVPKSGRIGEENMGWTYAKYLLEWERGAAAWSPRLIADLKHLRHIARQENANGRRLADDPAFAARADDIEVELMALEMIELRIMSVLSKGGSPGPEASMIKTRGSEAMQRLTTLTMEATAYYAAPFTIHDLRGHNHVPIGPSYAPPAAPHYFNARAGSIYAGTNEVQRDIMAKLVLGL